The sequence below is a genomic window from Dermacentor andersoni chromosome 6, qqDerAnde1_hic_scaffold, whole genome shotgun sequence.
ctttgaggctacaagaattttcatattctgtggtgtacaagtctggccgcctgcaccaagacgctgacagcttatcgtgttaccctgttgacgactctgactcctctaatattgccagtgcttcttgagtattctctgtatcacagctgcttaatttcgccgacgagcaacgccgtgacgcctacatcagagcactcatcgaccgttttgagcactctccggccgatgctactctacgcctcttcgtcctccacgacggtactctgtaccgtcgtaaccttcatccggacggctctaagttcctacttgtaatatcTAAACACATCCGCTCCACCGTTAtcgaagagctccacgacgcaccaacggcaggacatctcggcgtatctcgaacctatgaccgtgtgcGTTGCCGTTTTTACTGGCCGGGCCTTGctcgttccgtacgacgttacgtcgccgcttgtgaagtttgccaacgacgcaagaagccttcccagctccacgctggttacctacagccgctcgacatccctgccgagccctttcatcgtgtcggcttagaccttcttggcccatttccggaatctacatcagggaacaagtgggttgcagtcgctgtgggctacgcgacccgctacgccaaaacccgtgctcttccgaccagttgcgcaactgatgttgcggacttcctccaacatgatattattttgatgcatggtgctccgcgtcaccTGCTAACAGACCGtagccgtacgtttttggccaaagtcatcaacgacatcatgcgtgcctgctcaatacggcatagatttaccacctcctaccatccccaaacgacagcctcactgagcgcttgaaccgcacccatACAGACATGCTTTCTACATACGTTTCCGACCACCACCGTGaatgggacctggctctaccttacattacctttgcatacaactcttcctgtctcgaaaCAGCTGGCTTTCCCCCGTTTTAATTcatgtatggccgcgaaccaacgctaccactggacactgtgcttccgtccgccacagcttcaactagcgattatgcccgtgatgcaatcgcccatgctgaccacgctcgccaacttgcgcgcgctcgtctacaagtatctcaagacaagcagaagcagcgctacgacctccgtcaccgtgatgtccaatttgtgcccggcagcctcgtgttggtttggtcaccttcgcgtaaagttggcctatgtgaaaaactcctttcttgttacacaggcccatatcgcgtgctccgcaaagtgaccgatgtcacctatgaaatcgttctagccacgcccactacgtcctccgctgttacaaccagtgacattgtccacgtcgcccgactaaagccctacaactctccacgtgccttggatatttaacagcaccatgacggtgcttttgccgccgggggggggggggggggggtagtattacgatatgatcaagcgatgctcaagaaacgagccgccgcgagaacgacgatgaagttggtcggtgcgcttggcgcgagcgagtgtcggcctggctgcctggctccagtgtaaatagcctgtaaatagcgtcttctgtctgtgtctttccacacgcaacaatattatctgtgtctgcccgcgttatagtgctcagagacaagtgatgtgcagagtactggaccatttggacaatcgtccactatcagaactaaaagctttaggttattgctccgaaagaacatccgcgttgaaggccttactcgcgttattaaggtttctgcggtctacggggcttcacgacagactctaaaaATGCcacccctaccgctctgtagtgtgcGCGCTTTGTTCgtttttgtctctctttctttctatctcccccttccactctgtttctctttttatcccccttaacccttccccctgcgcagggtagccaaccggaactacctctggttaacctccctgcctttctctgcattgtctctctctctctctagctgaTATAATTCCGATGTTAGCATTTCCTTGTGTACTTCCAGGCCCAgctcctcaccaacaatcaacaattcgtctctaaGCAGTGTCCTtataactccatgattgctgctttactgccttgctCATGCTCGCTAGACCTACataggtaaacacaacctagctatcAAACAACAGTCCAGATTCCCTACTGTTctaacagaacaaccacaaaatgaagcctagatagtcaaagcaagaaccaagcactcaccgcagacataGCACCACGTCCCAAAGTCCGTCtcgccgctgtcagccagttgtaatgattggggtcgggcatgaaatagatggtagctggcccatgccctcGTCGAACTTATCCaagctgaggacgttgttgaaaggagagacttgttctcatcgagaacgagcaatatgggtttatttacagtatttacatgagaacgttacagttcatcagtctaacatgattgAAAGAGGAATGTACACTGAGGAGCCGGCAACGGCTctttaaatacactctgtccaccctagatccctaggtgagggaaacggcggTTCACCGCCGACCTATTCGGAGCGCCCACAGTCATCGTAGCCgatccgcctttgagggggaggctttacgcactcacttctgcacaggttgcactgaccacaccaaggtgatagggttctcgcagacacggtgcttgacccgagcaggcacagtgttgactccgcagacaatggccgccgcgtctgtccatgacttctaagccccgtgagacggccgcaagacatcttctcccaGGATTTCCACCGCTCCAAAGAAGCAGTGACtgcgacggcgaatccactacAATACTctgtccgccgatcgcgtttagtcatagcggcgccgagggggtgttgatgcggcacatcgtcgcccctacaaagcgagtcgcccCAGCAGGTGGGGAAGGCTTCCCCGTCGCTTCTGGGAATCTCGCcaccgccgcagcagcagctggctgggaaaattttgtaggtcggtacccttacAGGCCGTTAGTAACAAGCTGCACGAACTGAGGCTCGTCTCCTGCGTATGCTTTCATTACGAGAGCCACGTCTACATTTCCCATATCATAATACAAGTAAACTGCGCTTGTACAGGCAGTTTGCAATAATGACCACACCGCCAGTAGTTGGGCAAAGTACCTCgcaggaaagctagctttacaacTTTGAAAATGATCTATTGTTCAAGACGCATAAGACAATCGGAACCCATATCTATTGCAAGCGTTTCGACGGACGTCGACGAGCTTCTGAACATATCCAAACGGGTCAAGAACCAATAACTATCGCTCCAAGGAAGTGTACGCTCATTCAATCTTCCGCTCACATTCCCAACATTAAGGAAGCACTTCAGTCATTGCAGTGATGAAACTAAGGCTGTCCTGATGAACAatagagatagaaagagagatagagagaaaaaagcgTTGTACTTTTAAGAGTGTGGCATGCTGTTTTAGATAAAAATATGCAAGAGGAAGAAATAAACAGATATACGCACGCATTGTACGGACTAGCTGCACAAGGTGGTGACAGTGAAACAAAGGGAACAATAACAACCAGCGATCTGTTTAGCATGCCCATCACAGAGAGAATGAAGCCCAATGAAACAAGATCACAACACAGGGACGGTTCCTTTCCGCTCTATACGAGAACTATAACACGAGAAAGCGCACGAACGACTGTACCTTTGTTGTAGAAACATTGTATGTACTTCACTAAACGAATACGTGCGTGCATGTTGCTTGTGGAGCGCTAGCCGCTCAGTGTTTTCTCGTGAGACCTCCAGGGATTTTCGCGCGCACTTCTAGCCGTAAGTGTCTGTCCGTAATATTTTGCTCGCGATTCGATTTACTTCTTACAGCGTGATCCGATTGGTTAGTATAGTGCGAATGCCTGCTATTAATCTATTACCTGCGCTCATCACCACAATTGCCAGCAGATATAGGAGCTTCTGAAAGCAGATTGCTTCGATAACGCCGACAGACCCATGGAACTGATTCTAACGGAGGGCACTTCGCAGTGTCTTGAAGTTCGAGCAGTACACTTAGTGTACAACCGAACGCGTCCACTATGGAACAGTGAAACACCGCGGTAATTATATGGGTTCAAATATCTTTTGAGAAACCATGTTTGAGTGTTGCGATCTCACAAGATAAAAAAGGACGGCGTGAAAGACTCGAGAAACTTTTCCAATTATTAAAGCAGGGCTAACCTTGCGATCACAGCAACGACCGGCACGCCATTACCGCGCCATCATGAATGCAGTTTGTGCCGACAGATTTCGCTGATAGGTGCTTTGTTAGGCGTTGATACGATGTATAGACCACGTGATACAGTTGTTGAAGCTACAATGAAAGCGGTGAACGTTTTTTCTTTCGCCACGTATGCCACGTTGCTGACCACACTCGTAAGTTTGTGGAAGGCGTTTATAGTCGTCTCTTGTATACACAGCTAGAACATCATGCATATAACATTTGAGGCTGCTATCTTCTACAGATGCAGTCACAAGTTGCATCGATGTCTCATGTATTGTGATGACTAAGTAGCGGTGGAGCAGCACGATCATTGATGCAATCTTTCCGAACACATGTCGTCGTGCTGCGTCTCTGTAGCTCTCTCTTGAACAGCGGTATCGCCGTGATGCACCGAGCACCTACACGAAGCGCTTTGGCCTAAGTCCACAGGCCACAACCTTTGTAAAAACTCAGTGCGCTACGTATAATGGGGCTTTCGTATTACCACAGTTCTCTAAAGCAGTGTGTACGCCGAGACTCTGTGAAACGTTGGCAGAAGAAAACAGCACCACAGGAGCGCCATCACAATGCATGTAAAATATATATCTAGAAATTACAGGTAATCAACACAATGCTTATATATGTATCTTACTGGCCACATTGCCTCCGTGTAGAATTTACATTTTCGCGGTGCTTAAATGATACAGCTTATAAACTCTCTCTAAAGCACTACGTACTATAAATGTAAACTCCACTAACTGTCGAGTTATACGTATGGAGTTCATAGACGGTCCTACAGATTACGTAGATGTATGAGTATTGATTTTCTACTGACCAACAAACTTTTTGTATACAGGATTGCAACCCAGCAGCAACACTCGTTGGAATGTGAATTGGATCACAAATGCATCCATAATAAAATGAACGAAAGTGCCGAggcagaaaattaaaaaaaaaactaaaataaaagCTGCACTAACTTACCAGTCCTCGGTGCATGGTTCGTCCGCCTTCGCCACCGTGTCTGAAGAACCAGCCCCCGCCGCATTGCAGTGTAGAACCATTATGAACTCGCTGCAATTGGCACTTCAAGTGCTTGTCGTTTTAAAGTGAACGCGCGCCTGCGGGCAGGCTGTAAGGGAGGCGCCACCTGCCCGTTGCCGCAAGCTCAGAACTACTCGCCCTGTTTCACGGGAGGCGACGTCTGCTTTGGCTTCTCTGTCTGGTTTCTTTTCTTATACTCATTCAATCCTCACAGACATCGCCCTTTCCTGCTCACTTTCTATTGCCATTTTTTTTAGCTCACTTCGTGTCCAACTTGTTTGTTCTTTGGTGCGCGGTGCGCACTGTATCCGATGACAATGGTGAAATGATTGCTCCAAGTCATCCAATATCTGCCAGCGAAAGAGGAAAGAAATTAGCCCAAACTCACAAGAAAACACGTATTACTTCACTTGCCACCACAACTCGCTGGCCTCGCTGTAGGAGCGGATAGCTGAATTTTCAATGGCACTACTTGCCGCTTCGATGTCATCCGGCACAATTGGCAGCTGCGTTGTTTCGCTGGAAGAGGTCGAAGGACTCGTTTCCAACCAACGAATCTGTCTCTCCCCAATATGTTTATTGCACATGCAGACATCCGACCAGGCGGTCGGCCAAAACAAAAACTCTTTGGAACCTGAGTATAGTGCGCATAGCCCAGCTGAAACCAGTGTCGACTCCCACCGGTAACGCCGGAATGTTTATCTGCTGCTTTCAGTTACACGTCATATGATCAGGTCATGAACTGTTACATGATCAGATACATGTCAGCGTACAAAGGTGTCCCTAAAAAGTGATTTCACGCATGCCACCGTAGAAGCTTAAAAAAAATCAGATTATCAAAATCAGATACaggccgcaggtggggcacgaacccgCGTCTTCGCTTcgattgcgcgtgcgatgctgtatttggtgtctttgtttgttggcttctgaagATATGACTATATATTACCTTTGATGATAGCAAAGTATAAGAAAATCACACGAagaaagattacaccaccgagagacgccagtatcttggtggtgcgagggaacccaggctgtgaaattgaactgtctgctACTACGAGGTCTTGTAAATACTCATGTAGGGCCGTTACGTCCGTGAAGAAGTCTTCGaagtcacacgaagtttcttcaagtgcaactgttactAATATACTACGTCGACTTTTCCACGAAACTGGAGcctcttttttacagcgaagctgttcgcCGCTCGTTGGTCGAAAGTTTTCGTGCCCGCGTCCCTAGGCAGAAACTGTGGGCCGATCCCACAGGTAGAGCAATAACGGGCCGATCTGCGGCAAAAGTGAGGCAGGCTTCATGCATTCAGAAAactgaagcgaaaagtgcattgtACATTATTTGGGATCAGGTATACAACATGCAGAACAACATTTACTTCAACAAAGAACAAGCCCAGTAGAAGCattcgaaccacataattgatgataaagcGCGCCTGATAATAATGCTAACCACGTAGCGCTCACCGCATAGATTTCTCGGTAATAATTACTGTTGCAAAAGCTgccacggcgacggcagcttacgacgtggggagtgacgtcactggccttTCGTATatgaaagaaccagcctagcaactgatttcattgttgttgcagcaccgctatggttAGGcgacgcatagttaggactccagAGGAGCGGCGTGAATACGAGGAGAGGCAAAggggaaaagaaacggcaatacgaccagccgGGGCGTGCTGTCAACATTACCATTCTTCTCATTACTTTAATGCAATGAAGCACTGCACATCCCCctgcagttgtagtggtggttctGAACAGCTTTcctgcgtctggttgacctccctacctttccttcctcccttctcatCCTCCTCCTTGAACAGCTTctctgtacatccactttcgcaggccggggccgggatggcgaatcatttttctttttttactgcgagtccgagtataagcgctgcttaGCATGACTGATCCTGATTTCgtgtgaatccggcttggcctcgtTTCGGTTAGTGAGTCAAtcgtatatatttatgacccTTGCATGCGAGTGGCGATGTTTCCAGCCCTAATAAACATTGTAAATTATATGAAGAGTTTCTTTTCATGAGGCCTTAGCATTGCCTACTGAAAAGAGAACCAATGCTGAGACAGATATAGTTCCCGTGAATTTCACACACCGTTGATGAAAGGCTTTGCCAGAGGGGTccctgaagtctgcaggtttttttcagggtcaacaaagcacgcaaagcaatttgaacatacagcaacacatTAATTCTTTAGGCAGaagctatccataccattagaaataattgttaattgtcTAACTCCTCTTTAAAAATATGACAAGGTTTGTCCTGTGTATACAGGgtttcccaactatcatgcaccaagatttaaatatatgcaaatgacacgtagctggacagaaccatcatcatcatcatcagcctggttacgcccactgcagggcaaaggcctctcccatacttctccaactgccccggtcatgtactaattgtggccatgttgaccctccaaacttcctgatctcatctgcccacctaactttctgtcgccccctgctacgcgtcccttccctcggaatccagtccgtagcgcttaatgaccatcggttatcttccctcctcattacatgcactgcccatgcccattactttttcttgatttcaactaagatgtcattaacgcgcgcttgttccctcacccaatctgctcttttcttatcccttaacgttacacctatcattcttctttccatagctcgttgcgtcgtcctcaatttaagtagaacccttttcgtaagcctccaggtttctgccccgtacgtgagtactggtaagacacagctgttataaacttttctcttgagggataatggcaacctgctgttcatgatctgagaatgcctgccaaacgcaccccagcccattcttattcttctgattatttcagtctcatgatccggatccgcagtcactacctgtcctaagtagatgtattcccttaccacttccagtgcctcgctacctatcgtaaactgctgttcccttccgagactgttaaacattactttagttttctgcagattaatttttagtcccacccttctgctctgcttctccaggtcagtgagcatgcattgcagtgggtcccctgagttactaagcaaggcaatatcttcagcgaagcgcaagttactaagatattctccatatactcttatccccaattcttcccaatccaggtctctgaatacctcctgtaaacacgctgtgaatagcattggagagatcgtatctccctgcctgacgcctttctttattgggattttgttgctttctttatggaggactacagtggttgtggagccgctatagatatctttcagtatttttacatacggctcgtctacaccctgattccgcaatgcctccatgactgctgaggtttcgactaaatcaaacactttcgcgtaatcaatgaaagctatatataatggttggttatattccgcacatttctctatcacctgattgatagtgtgaatatgatctattgttgagtagcctttacggaatcctttACTCAATCCTTTACTCAATCCTTTACTCAGATTATtgtcttgcatttcgcctaattacacgtttattcttaattaattaatcatcgATTGATTGCCTTGCAATCGGTCTGGATCACCGACGTATTGAATCAATAACGTTTCTGCATTACATTATTAACTCCTATTGCCGGATATATTCAGGAAATTACCTAACTCCTGCTAAATCATCTAATACTAGAAGTCACCATCACCTAAACATCGTGCCTTATTTTGCCCGTGCGGACCCATTTAAATATAGTTTCTTTCTATGTGTAATTGAATATTGGAATCCTTTGTCTGGTCCTActcgttttcttgttttaaacTTATATTTAGCGACTACTGAATAGGTAGTTAGTATTTCCATTTGGTTGTATCGTTCTTATTGCCTCTGTTATATCATTGTTCTGCTCTTCacgcccactcctgcaatagcccaatagggctgcagtatgtacaaataaaaaaaaaacatgaatcaacttctcaaatattgtaagtagatgaaaagtgtcaatcagaaaattgtagagcaacatgaaaaattcccggtacacctttctgttgctcaatacgtgctagataaaattgtttttccgagcatggaagaagcccgcgaatatacgCAAAATTACCGGCGCGAttgaccgctcgaggcactttgcgtgtattcgcgggcttgttcacgctcggaaataataataataataataataataataataataataataataataataataataataataataataataataataataataataggagcagcagcaaaacagcgaccccgacaacaacaacaaaaacgacaACAAACAGACTGGTGCCTCGTCCTACCATGACACTTCTTCAAATCGCcgattttttattgcgatatcaattattcGGACACTGCAAGTGCATTCAACTCCGGCGGTGGCTGCGTACGGCACGGCCGCGGCGCACCCTATCTcaaaagcgatttgcgatggggacagagtgcaccgagtgctgatagcttcgtgtgcactgtgttctcgccgtttagtTCACGTTAAAACGACAGGCAGCACGAcggttaattcgctcgctgctgctgcagcgctttctaactccagcgttttgacagcgggtgtGCGCGGTCACCGAGTAAGGTGTGTTAATATTTGCCTGAGCACgcgggacaccatgcttgttaatttagttagtaagcgaatgttcacaagtttatactgccaataaagctactatcaTTATACTAtacatagctgtctactaatttgctatcgcaatcaatgcttcgcctattggttgaaactacgacttttttgctttttttttcatatatcgcaGCTTTTCTAGCCATATGTTCCACAGCTCTGGCTACGTGCAAAGTGGCTTGTGGAAATGTGACGCTTTGAGGTTAATCCGCTAAGTAAGCCTTGGAGCCGCACATTGAGGATCGGTCCCATCGATGCTTGCTGGGCAGGCTTTCCACGAGTATTTCGCATTCGGACTTCGGTGAAATGTGTGTGGTATCAGTTTTCTGCAGGAGTGGATGCATCTGGCTTCTCCGTTGTAACATCTGCCAATAGCAAGAACATGTCAGTTAGGAGAAAGGCACATAAATTCGCTCAACCAAGGCATGGGATTACCGTATTCGTGTGCGGCTGTGCAGCGCAGGAGCAAGTAGCACATCGAACTTAGAAACGCGGCAGCCACCGACGAGAAACCAAAGTAGCGGAAAGTCTGGCTCGCTCCGATCTTATCGATGCTGAGGCCGCCTACCAAGCTGCCTGCTGCCGAACCTGTTCGAGATGAAAAGGAAGTAGTAGTCGTTGTTGTCATTCATACTGATTCCTCTGGGGCCCGCAGAAATCAGTGGCACTTCAGTATAAGAGCAGGGTGCATCGCGATACCGAAAATATCATTGCCGAATCTGGATTAgttaatctctggttaacctccctgtctttcctttgcctttctctctctctcattgccgAAGGCGTCCTGCCAATGACAAGCAATCCTAGTGAGCAAAGTCTTTTGTTAACTCCGCCAAAAACTCACAAATCTTCTAATCGGAAGTGGTCGTTCTGAATTTTCGATGCACGACTTTCCGCCGCTTATGACATAGAGCTGATGACCACATGACGGACACTGCTCAGGCGAATGACAAACCGATTCTACGTAAGCGAAGTTTTGCAAATCCCCTGCTCATGTTCACAAAAATTCTTACGTAAAAACGTTTCCTCATTGGCAGCCTTCCAGCGACCGTCACTCATGATAGCGACCACGACATCTGAAGTGGGCACGATCATGATTGCGACACCAGTCCTTCGTTTGGGTACACCACGTGCGACAGAATGAGATTTCGGGTGCCCTGGCGAAGACAGTTTTTCTATGTTGATGCAGAAACCACTTTGAGAGCGAGCTTCGAAGGCCGCGCAACAAGCATGTTTACCGTGGGCAGCAACGTCAGGCCGTATGTGAGAAGGCGTCGCAAACGTAGAAATTAGTTTACCCATCGGTGGTAAAGGTGGCAACAGTAACTTTATAACCATTGCACTATGTTAAATTGTCCGGAAAAATTAACATTCAGGTGTGTGCTGAGATGACACAGCGCGATTATTTAAAGAAAGTTACTACTGCACTTGGAAGGTTGAAATAATGGAGGTTCATTCTTACCGAGACCATCGTAGTTGGCTCCGAGGATGCAGACCATGGAGGCGGCTGTTCCAGGTCTCGCCTTCTTCTTAGCGAACACGGCCATAGCGGCGTACACCATCGGGAAAATGGCTCCCCCGACGATGTTCACGGCAAGCGAGCCCCAGACGTTCCGCAAGAACGAATAGCCAAGGGCCTTGCAGGCGAACAGAAGGAACGCGACTGAATAGGAGTAGAAGTATCCGATCTTCTTCAGTATGTACGTCGAGAGAAAGAACAGCACGGGCTCCGCGCCGAAGCACTGGACTGTCTTGGTTAGGCCTATGAGGTACGTGGGTGTTCCCAAGTCCTCCAGGAACCACGTCTCGAAAGCGTTGAGAAACCCTATCATGGATCCCACCAGGAATGTGAAAAACGTGAAGAGCAGGATCTCGGGGCTTGACAAGAGCACCCCGATGTCCTTGAAGAAGTTGACGGAGACTTCGGCGACGCGCATCCTAGGCACGGCGAGGATAAGGATCATATCCAGAAGCATGGCACCGGCGAATACATAGAAGCCCGGCCTATAATCGGTGACTGAGCTTTCCCTGCTGGCTACGTCCACCAGGTACCCTATCAGCGGCGACGTCATGCCGTAGCTAAGTGTGCCGAAAAGGCGTTGTCGACCAAACACTTCGATGTCTGAGC
It includes:
- the LOC126521486 gene encoding major facilitator superfamily domain-containing protein 6-like: MVLHSHAAGADSTDMVAKADEPRTDDWKQNTTPLQPAASFSWLPACVNRKLLPFKLHYFLFIAGEAGVSPYIAVVGRRNGIGPATMAVIFTVMPLTAVVFKPVCGFIIDRTRNVTAVILVLQVLCTLFYGVAFFCPSAISDGSTYKGNLSCSLEVSDVTGTSGSQQCSPRGSDSIYCVLSSEKHVWEGVSARLTTDNKIVLANASEPCKDLLKYNLLSNDSLTVTGEMKCSCDAELYNNRNFWIYTVSAILGFALAAALNNVGDAAVSNALGSDIEVFGRQRLFGTLSYGMTSPLIGYLVDVASRESSVTDYRPGFYVFAGAMLLDMILILAVPRMRVAEVSVNFFKDIGVLLSSPEILLFTFFTFLVGSMIGFLNAFETWFLEDLGTPTYLIGLTKTVQCFGAEPVLFFLSTYILKKIGYFYSYSVAFLLFACKALGYSFLRNVWGSLAVNIVGGAIFPMVYAAMAVFAKKKARPGTAASMVCILGANYDGLGSAAGSLVGGLSIDKIGASQTFRYFGFSSVAAAFLSSMCYLLLRCTAAHEYDVTTEKPDASTPAEN